The Rhododendron vialii isolate Sample 1 chromosome 5a, ASM3025357v1 genome contains a region encoding:
- the LOC131326294 gene encoding lignin-forming anionic peroxidase-like: protein MNSPTNVSRTFYSAIASALLLFSLLMSTPTNAQLSSTFYDNTCPNALNTIRTSIRQAVSRERRMAASLIRLHFHDCFVQGCDASILLSEAAISTSEQTAAPNAGSARGYEVIDAAKAEVEKICPQIVSCADILAVAARDASFAVGGPSWTVKLGRKDSTTASRDLANSDLPFFRSNVNQLIENFARKGLSARDMVALSGAHTIGQAQCFTFSDRINSNGSDIDAGFASTRMRGCRNANLAPLDLVTPNSFDNNYFKNLIQKKGLLESDQTLFSGGPTDSIVSQYSSNPATFKSDFAAAMVRMGDIIDPVTSQNGVIRRICSALN from the exons ATGAATTCACCAACGAATGTTTCTCGCACTTTTTATTCGGCCATTGCTTCTGCCTTGCTCTTGTTTTCGCTATTAATGAGTACGCCTACTAACGCACAATTATCTTCTACCTTTTACGACAATACCTGCCCCAATGCACTCAACACTATCCGAACCTCAATCAGACAAGCCGTATCACGTGAACGCCGGATGGCGGCATCGCTAATTCGACTCCATTTCCATGATTGCTTTGTTCAG GGTTGTGATGCATCAATCTTACTTAGTGAGGCCGCTATCTCAACGAGTGAGCAGACTGCAGCGCCTAATGCAGGTTCTGCAAGAGGTTATGAAGTCATAGATGCCGCCAAGGCTGAGGTGGAGAAAATATGCCCACAAATTGTTTCATGTGCTGACATACTTGCAGTAGCTGCACGAGACGCGTCGTTTGCT GTGGGTGGTCCGTCGTGGACAGTAAAACTTGGAAGAAAAGATTCTACCACAGCCAGCCGTGATCTAGCAAACTCCGATCTTCCCTTCTTCCGAAGTAACGTCAACCAGCTTATTGAAAACTTCGCTAGGAAGGGGCTTAGTGCAAGGGACATGGTTGCCTTATCAG GGGCACACACCATAGGACAGGCACAATGCTTCACATTTAGCGACCGGATAAACAGTAATGGAAGCGACATTGATGCTGGCTTTGCTAGCACACGCATGCGTGGTTGCAGGAATGCAAATTTAGCACCTCTTGATCTGGTGACGCCCAATTCGTTCGACAACAACTACTTCAAAAACCTAATTCAAAAGAAGGGCCTTCTCGAGTCGGACCAAACACTTTTCAGTGGAGGACCAACCGACAGTATTGTTTCACAATATAGCAGCAACCCTGCGACGTTTAAATCCGATTTCGCTGCTGCCATGGTCAGAATGGGAGATATAATTGATCCTGTCACCAGTCAAAATGGGGTCATAAGGAGGATTTGCAGTGCTCTAAACTAG